The following is a genomic window from Candidatus Stygibacter australis.
TCCCTCTCCACCAGATCACCTATCTTAGTAGTGGAAGCAGAATAGATCATCACTACTCCAAAGATCATCAGCAATATCATCAAACTCATTAAAATACCATCAAATCTTGACTGGCTTGGGTTACGATCCATTCTTTATTCCTTATCCAGAACTTTTAATAAATGCAGATAGTTCTCTGGGTCATTTGTTCTCAGCTGATTATAAAAAGATACCAGCTTCTGAGCAATTGGTGCAGCCTTAGCTCCACCATGTCCACCATTCTCTATAAATACCACGAAAGATATCTCCGGCTCTTCCCATTCAGCATATCCGGCAAACCAGGCATGGGTTTCCTCACCCATGTGGTTTTCTGCTGAACCGGTTTTACCACACACTTTCACACCTTCCACTTTTGCAGTAGCACCTGTTCCCCAACGCTCATTCACAGTTCTGTCCAAAGCCCTTTGCAAAAGCTCCACTGTTTCTACGCTTAAGGGCAGTCTCCGGTTTTCATAGCTTCTCACGGGTACTTTGTCCTGATCAATTATCTGCTCCAGAAAATGCGGCTGAAGCCATAATCCATCATTTGCCAATGCATTGTAATAGGCACAAAATTCCAGAGGAGTTATCAATAATTCTCCCTGACCAATAGAAAGATTAACCTTGGGACCAATAATACCCGTATATCTCCCATAATTGTTTAGATACCAGTTCTCATCCGGGAAAAAACCTCTTCTCTCCGTTGGTAGATCAACTCCTGTCTTAGTAGTTAAATAATTCTGCTCTGTAAAGTCCTTCATTTTATCCAAATCTATCAATAGTGACACATCATAAAAAAACACATCACAGGAATATTTTATGGCATCACTCACGCTTAAGCTTCCATGACCGGCTTCATACCAGCACTTAAAAAACCTGTTTCCTATCTGCATTCCACCTCTACAATCAGCCATTTTAGTTTCAGGTGTAATCAATCCTTCTTCCAGTGCCAGAGAGGCAGTTATCGTTTTGAAGATAGAGCCCGGAGGATATGTACCATTGGAAATTCTGTCCAGCATCGGTTTATCAGGATTTTTTATCATTGTATCCCAAACCGGTCTGCTGATGGCACTGCTGAAGATATTAGGATCAAATTCCGGCATTGATACATAAGCCAGGATCCCTCCCGTCCTCACATCCATCACCACCACAGCACCTTTTTCACCAATTGGAAATATCTGCCGGATATAGTTCTGCAGCTCATTATCTATTGAGAGTATCAAATCTTTGCCGTTTATTGCCGGTTTATAAAGATTATGCTTAAGGAATTCAAGACTCTTACCTGTAGCAT
Proteins encoded in this region:
- the mrdA gene encoding penicillin-binding protein 2; amino-acid sequence: IIAGNSSSDNLYFTLSKLKDRHNLAKFISVNFDIDSLSVIKIIKDNRFRKYHDISLVKGLNHETLVGIAERMNEYPSLKFKSEYIREYAYPNHFTGHTGQVSEKEYERMKEQDYSLNSEIGKNGLEREYEELLRGKAGFELIQVDATGKSLEFLKHNLYKPAINGKDLILSIDNELQNYIRQIFPIGEKGAVVVMDVRTGGILAYVSMPEFDPNIFSSAISRPVWDTMIKNPDKPMLDRISNGTYPPGSIFKTITASLALEEGLITPETKMADCRGGMQIGNRFFKCWYEAGHGSLSVSDAIKYSCDVFFYDVSLLIDLDKMKDFTEQNYLTTKTGVDLPTERRGFFPDENWYLNNYGRYTGIIGPKVNLSIGQGELLITPLEFCAYYNALANDGLWLQPHFLEQIIDQDKVPVRSYENRRLPLSVETVELLQRALDRTVNERWGTGATAKVEGVKVCGKTGSAENHMGEETHAWFAGYAEWEEPEISFVVFIENGGHGGAKAAPIAQKLVSFYNQLRTNDPENYLHLLKVLDKE